A single region of the Gammaproteobacteria bacterium genome encodes:
- a CDS encoding substrate-binding domain-containing protein → MFSRFCRIAFVLLLILNVNIAHSAPEGKTTTKQFVVGFAQDTLSIDWRARQVNEVKQALATHPNVQFIVKDAGGHTEQQIRDVESLVNEGIDLLITSPRDAQSLAPIISKTYLKGIPVILLSRKVNTEDYTTFIGPDDVAIGVKAARRLANKLNGKGKIIMLSGIPTTTTAMERAIGFRNGLIAFPGLQIVAEKYANYQRSDAIQAMEGIIESGVRFDAIYAQSDSMATGARMALLQAGIKPSSKQIIGGDYIKEARQAIRIGEQDATFTYPTGGKEGALFALKILNGKKVPKHVALPSVIVDKSNVDSIEPIF, encoded by the coding sequence GTGTTCAGTAGGTTTTGCCGCATCGCTTTTGTTTTGTTACTAATATTAAATGTCAACATAGCCCACAGTGCACCCGAAGGAAAGACAACGACTAAGCAGTTCGTGGTTGGCTTCGCTCAAGATACCTTGAGTATTGACTGGCGCGCACGACAGGTAAATGAAGTAAAGCAAGCTTTGGCAACCCATCCCAATGTACAATTTATTGTTAAAGATGCCGGTGGGCATACCGAACAACAAATACGGGATGTAGAGAGCCTGGTCAATGAAGGCATCGATCTGCTCATAACCAGCCCAAGGGACGCACAGTCGCTGGCGCCTATTATCTCTAAAACTTATCTCAAGGGAATTCCAGTTATTTTGCTGTCTCGCAAAGTGAACACGGAAGACTACACCACTTTCATTGGCCCGGACGATGTCGCCATCGGTGTCAAAGCAGCACGACGGCTTGCCAACAAACTCAACGGAAAGGGAAAAATCATAATGTTGAGCGGGATTCCGACGACCACCACCGCAATGGAACGTGCCATAGGATTTCGTAACGGATTAATTGCTTTCCCAGGCTTACAAATCGTTGCTGAAAAATACGCCAACTATCAACGCTCCGATGCAATACAGGCTATGGAAGGCATCATTGAATCGGGTGTACGCTTTGACGCCATCTATGCCCAAAGCGACAGCATGGCAACCGGCGCTCGAATGGCGCTGCTTCAAGCCGGGATTAAACCAAGCAGTAAACAGATTATCGGCGGTGATTATATAAAGGAAGCCAGACAAGCCATACGCATCGGCGAACAGGACGCTACATTCACCTATCCCACGGGGGGTAAAGAAGGGGCACTATTTGCTTTAAAGATATTGAACGGTAAAAAAGTACCCAAGCACGTCGCCTTGCCCTCCGTAATAGTGGACAAATCCAACGTGGATTCTATTGAACCCATTTTCTGA
- a CDS encoding NapC/NirT family cytochrome c, producing the protein MLTLSKIKGRIVCLLFGAAAMLIIVVGTHQVMEYTSANDFCLNCHEMQTAYKEYVQSPHYSNRSGVVAACHQCHLPQTYPAKLLAKFSKITEVYYHMLGRIDTTEKYEGKRAAMAEKVWSQLRRNGSKPCTLCHNYESMLAAKQGLHARKAHARAMDSGGEKSCVDCHRGVAHGLPKTTDSARKNGIAGLCLSCHQQRHLFSPSHPTVETMDLVSCLACHRQMNHARENFKQFMHTSHRDLLDCKVCHESGVN; encoded by the coding sequence ATGTTGACTCTTTCGAAAATCAAAGGCCGAATTGTCTGCCTGCTCTTTGGCGCGGCAGCGATGTTGATTATTGTAGTCGGAACACATCAGGTTATGGAATATACCAGTGCCAACGATTTTTGTTTGAATTGTCACGAGATGCAAACGGCTTATAAGGAGTATGTGCAATCACCACATTATTCCAATCGCAGTGGTGTTGTGGCGGCGTGTCATCAGTGCCACTTGCCTCAGACTTATCCTGCCAAATTGTTGGCGAAGTTCTCCAAGATTACCGAGGTTTATTACCATATGTTAGGCCGTATCGATACAACGGAAAAATATGAAGGCAAACGTGCAGCCATGGCTGAAAAAGTCTGGTCGCAGTTGCGTCGCAACGGTTCGAAACCGTGTACTTTGTGCCATAATTATGAAAGCATGCTTGCCGCAAAACAGGGGTTACATGCTCGTAAAGCTCATGCACGCGCCATGGACAGTGGCGGGGAAAAATCCTGCGTTGATTGTCATCGTGGAGTGGCTCACGGTCTGCCCAAAACCACGGATTCGGCCAGGAAAAATGGGATAGCTGGCTTGTGTTTGAGCTGTCATCAACAGCGCCACTTGTTTTCGCCGTCTCACCCAACTGTGGAGACTATGGATTTGGTTAGCTGTCTTGCCTGCCATAGGCAGATGAATCATGCGCGAGAAAATTTTAAACAGTTTATGCATACCAGCCACAGAGATTTGTTGGATTGTAAAGTTTGTCATGAGTCCGGTGTTAATTGA
- a CDS encoding prenyltransferase has translation MHTSIPHHSHHHSTIHDYLLATRPHFFIAPLMPLLLGTALAYQQLGTINVSVFLLAILAVVCVNAAVNVYNDVCDEINGSDQANREFIAPFTGGSRVIQEHILSLSQMQYWAAALLLTACVVGGILVFYKGIIVLFFGLAGLLIGLGHSDPRINLAGLGLGEVAVAVAVGILPVVGAAWLQTGQFSGEILLLAVPAGLWVANVLLINSIPDMQADAEHGKRTLAVRYGVKFSAKLYTASNLLALTFVLFAVGNGSLPIVALLFPVLLLPLSFYVSACIRSWYVKAKCMPVAIKSSIGIMIVNLLWLTFCAASMV, from the coding sequence ATGCATACGAGTATTCCGCATCATAGTCATCATCATTCAACCATTCACGATTACTTACTGGCTACCCGACCGCACTTTTTCATAGCGCCGCTTATGCCTTTGTTGTTAGGAACCGCTTTGGCGTATCAACAATTGGGAACGATTAATGTTTCCGTGTTTTTGCTGGCCATACTGGCAGTTGTTTGTGTGAACGCTGCCGTCAATGTGTACAATGATGTTTGCGATGAGATCAATGGTTCGGATCAGGCCAATAGAGAGTTTATTGCGCCTTTTACCGGTGGTTCCCGTGTGATTCAAGAACACATCCTCAGTCTGTCTCAAATGCAGTATTGGGCCGCGGCATTGCTTCTCACGGCCTGCGTGGTTGGGGGTATTTTGGTTTTTTACAAAGGAATCATTGTTTTGTTTTTTGGCCTGGCGGGTCTTTTGATTGGTTTGGGGCATTCCGACCCCAGGATCAATCTGGCAGGTCTGGGGCTAGGGGAGGTGGCCGTGGCAGTAGCCGTCGGCATACTTCCCGTGGTGGGAGCTGCATGGCTGCAAACAGGGCAATTTTCCGGGGAAATATTGCTACTGGCTGTCCCGGCAGGATTGTGGGTGGCGAATGTGCTATTGATCAATAGTATACCGGATATGCAGGCGGATGCCGAACACGGTAAACGAACTTTAGCAGTGAGGTACGGGGTGAAGTTCAGTGCCAAATTGTATACGGCGTCAAATTTGCTGGCATTGACCTTTGTTCTTTTTGCTGTGGGGAACGGTTCCTTGCCCATAGTTGCGCTACTTTTCCCGGTGTTGTTGCTGCCATTAAGCTTTTATGTGTCCGCCTGTATTCGTTCCTGGTATGTCAAAGCCAAGTGCATGCCGGTCGCAATAAAGTCATCCATTGGAATAATGATTGTAAACCTGCTTTGGCTCACGTTCTGTGCCGCGAGTATGGTTTGA
- a CDS encoding SLATT domain-containing protein, with translation MFWTTKPTPESYLDEIDKLHIKKPVTLEQLDSIYHNTVQRALTDMHWYQKRQRRWRTGSRLIRGVVFLMLLVGAVIPLLQPDKAQNGYIALVIAGLSFSLDKIFLVSQTWVRYMSAEMAIKTLILEFRYDFLITRAGLDDNRADSLSETILAGFKTFLLKVHQVVTDETNAWSMQLDTALKMLGDTMKKQTELSEQKMKTLEQMEPKLSVTPSKGKSNERKKSSPAKLLDTIDHN, from the coding sequence ATGTTCTGGACGACCAAACCAACACCGGAAAGCTATTTGGATGAGATAGACAAACTGCACATCAAAAAACCGGTTACATTGGAACAGTTAGACAGCATCTATCACAATACGGTACAGCGTGCCCTTACCGACATGCATTGGTACCAAAAACGGCAACGGCGCTGGCGCACCGGGTCACGTCTGATTCGAGGCGTGGTTTTTTTAATGTTATTGGTAGGCGCTGTGATTCCGTTGCTGCAACCGGACAAAGCTCAAAACGGCTATATCGCCCTGGTCATTGCCGGATTGAGTTTTAGTCTCGACAAGATTTTTCTGGTTTCGCAAACCTGGGTCCGCTATATGTCAGCAGAAATGGCCATCAAAACCCTGATCCTGGAATTTCGCTATGACTTTCTTATCACCCGGGCAGGATTAGACGACAACCGCGCCGATAGCTTATCGGAAACCATATTGGCCGGTTTTAAAACGTTTTTGCTCAAGGTGCATCAGGTGGTAACCGATGAGACCAACGCATGGTCCATGCAGTTGGATACAGCTCTGAAAATGTTGGGTGATACCATGAAGAAGCAAACCGAACTCAGCGAACAAAAAATGAAAACCCTGGAACAAATGGAACCGAAGCTGAGCGTGACGCCATCCAAAGGCAAGTCCAACGAAAGAAAAAAATCGAGCCCGGCTAAGCTGCTCGATACCATCGACCACAATTGA
- a CDS encoding substrate-binding domain-containing protein — protein sequence MDVPANVLIRIIILWKILTLGLITGPLQASEKQFIIGFAQDTMSNDWRIQQVKDVEQELAKHSKIRFIATDAQGQTAKQILDIETLVKKGIDLLITSPKDAYALTPIVAETYKKGIPVILLDRRINGDLYTTFIGPDNMAIGELAAKRIATRLKGKGRIIMLGGIPTATPTIERSLGFKNGLLAYPGLNIVAEKTANYLRADAIQAMEEIIHSNIQFDAIYSHSDSMATGARMALSQAGIATKNICIIGIDYIEEARQAIRAGEQDSSFTYPTGGKEGAVFALRILNGMPVPKHIPIASIMVEKSNVDKVKPIF from the coding sequence ATGGACGTGCCAGCTAACGTATTGATCCGTATTATTATTTTATGGAAAATTCTAACGCTCGGATTGATAACCGGGCCACTGCAAGCATCAGAAAAACAATTCATCATTGGTTTTGCCCAAGACACCATGAGTAATGACTGGCGTATCCAACAAGTCAAAGATGTGGAACAAGAATTGGCAAAGCATTCCAAAATCCGCTTCATCGCGACGGACGCACAGGGCCAAACAGCAAAACAAATATTGGATATTGAAACCCTGGTCAAGAAGGGTATTGACCTCTTGATTACCAGCCCGAAAGACGCCTACGCCCTGACACCGATCGTTGCAGAAACCTACAAAAAAGGGATTCCTGTCATTCTATTGGATCGGCGCATCAACGGCGACCTTTACACCACGTTTATTGGCCCGGACAATATGGCCATTGGCGAGCTCGCGGCAAAACGAATAGCCACCCGGCTCAAAGGCAAGGGCCGTATCATAATGCTGGGAGGAATCCCCACGGCAACTCCGACGATAGAACGCAGTTTGGGATTTAAAAACGGACTGTTGGCCTACCCGGGATTAAACATTGTCGCAGAGAAAACCGCAAACTATTTGCGTGCCGACGCCATTCAAGCCATGGAAGAAATAATCCATTCAAACATTCAGTTTGATGCCATTTACTCACACAGTGACAGCATGGCCACCGGTGCCCGTATGGCATTGTCACAGGCGGGTATCGCTACAAAAAATATTTGCATCATAGGTATCGACTATATCGAAGAAGCCCGCCAAGCCATCCGTGCAGGAGAACAGGACTCGTCCTTTACCTACCCTACGGGAGGCAAAGAGGGCGCCGTATTTGCCCTGCGAATATTAAACGGGATGCCGGTTCCCAAGCATATCCCCATCGCTTCGATCATGGTGGAAAAATCCAATGTGGATAAAGTAAAACCCATATTCTAA
- a CDS encoding ATP-binding protein — protein MPLLNLNKLNNKLLLFWSGSLLLSLLLIGLLFRYMLTELYSSNASRYITQAYISLQEQIANRMEQTKDVAAIFASRSELIASMNMINKYEDRNNYQAILFDVEKSRIARESGRLIQSNNIEHVFIQNEHAGLVTLATKTSSGDNHTKGAGIHLYHSSYDRGELKFLHTQKESGTFTLASYPNSAITISELIRIPSKPRARLFVANNTLHIESLTPITQSNQGGIVGWIHLVDTLDEEFFNSVMQRYKLEYFIKLPGGESSGNPRLQTAEQHNIPLLTISTKTTPQWYTENINNFFTGSTRLPLDSGETVLLSIGVKNESLTSTIELFSKAMWLAVFFIVFILAPIGYLFLRRFVSSPVDSLVNSIKSLSKDTVDLNLKDAEQDELSFLAASVQSMSQAIKEREDALQYSEARVRILLNSTAEAIYGIDTNGLCTFANPACAKLLGFQSTQQLLGQYMHQLAHHSDTNGRAVAFKESHIYLTLSRGTGTHSDKEVLWHRDGTCFPAEYWSFPIYEDKNISGAVVTFIDITERKRNEKELSNYRENLEELVNQRTQELIVARDQATEASRTKSEFLANVSHELRTPLNSIIGFTAIIQDGMTGPVTEEQSRQLAMVYSSAKHLLGLINDILNLSKVEAGKLSLYNETFELQTLLEELLKSVEPMAGVKNLKLIIEIQDAPKSLYSDRVKLHQILLNLVSNAIKFTEKGTITIRCLLAQASPRELLIEVIDTGIGMDEENQQRIFEAFQQIDGSDSRRYDGTGLGLTISKSYVALMQGTISVSSQLGAGSCFSVRLPIAKPQKVTTPKTNQTVTLQ, from the coding sequence ATGCCTCTACTAAACCTCAACAAACTTAACAATAAACTGCTATTGTTTTGGTCCGGCTCTTTGCTCCTATCCCTTTTGCTTATTGGCCTTTTGTTTCGATACATGCTCACGGAGTTGTATAGCAGTAACGCATCTCGATATATCACTCAAGCCTATATTTCCCTGCAGGAACAAATAGCCAATCGCATGGAGCAAACCAAAGACGTGGCCGCAATTTTTGCCTCTCGTTCTGAGCTGATCGCTTCGATGAATATGATCAACAAATACGAAGACCGCAACAACTACCAGGCCATACTTTTCGATGTAGAAAAAAGTCGCATCGCCCGTGAAAGCGGTCGACTCATCCAATCAAATAACATTGAACATGTTTTCATACAAAACGAGCATGCCGGCTTGGTGACCCTGGCAACGAAAACCTCCAGCGGTGACAACCATACCAAGGGCGCCGGCATCCATCTATACCATTCAAGCTATGACAGAGGTGAATTGAAATTTCTTCATACACAAAAAGAAAGCGGCACATTTACCCTCGCCTCGTACCCAAATTCCGCCATCACTATATCTGAACTCATTCGTATACCCTCTAAACCCCGTGCGCGTTTGTTTGTTGCAAACAATACCCTGCATATTGAAAGTTTGACACCCATTACTCAATCTAACCAGGGAGGAATCGTCGGCTGGATTCACTTGGTAGACACCCTGGATGAGGAATTTTTCAACAGTGTCATGCAAAGATATAAACTGGAGTATTTCATTAAATTACCTGGTGGAGAATCCAGCGGCAACCCAAGACTGCAGACCGCAGAACAGCACAACATACCGTTGCTAACCATTTCCACAAAAACAACGCCGCAATGGTATACAGAAAATATTAACAATTTCTTCACCGGCTCCACCCGGCTGCCATTGGACTCCGGTGAGACTGTATTGCTATCCATAGGAGTCAAAAACGAATCCCTGACATCGACTATCGAGCTGTTTTCCAAAGCCATGTGGCTGGCCGTGTTCTTTATTGTGTTTATATTGGCACCGATCGGTTATCTCTTTCTGCGCCGCTTTGTCTCCTCCCCTGTAGATAGTCTGGTCAACAGCATTAAATCGCTAAGCAAGGATACTGTAGACCTGAACCTAAAAGATGCTGAACAGGATGAGCTGTCTTTCCTAGCCGCTTCCGTACAATCCATGAGCCAGGCGATCAAGGAGCGGGAGGACGCTTTACAATACAGCGAGGCGAGAGTTCGAATATTATTGAACTCAACCGCAGAAGCCATCTACGGGATAGACACCAACGGGCTATGTACCTTTGCCAACCCCGCATGTGCTAAACTACTGGGGTTTCAATCCACGCAACAACTGCTTGGCCAATATATGCATCAATTGGCACACCATAGCGACACCAACGGTCGGGCTGTTGCATTTAAAGAATCTCATATCTATTTAACACTGAGCCGGGGAACAGGTACCCATTCCGACAAAGAAGTTCTGTGGCATCGCGACGGAACGTGTTTTCCTGCGGAGTATTGGTCATTCCCAATTTATGAAGATAAAAACATCAGCGGCGCGGTTGTAACTTTTATTGACATTACGGAACGCAAGCGAAACGAAAAAGAACTGAGCAACTACCGGGAAAACCTGGAAGAACTGGTAAATCAACGCACGCAGGAATTGATCGTTGCCCGCGACCAAGCGACCGAGGCGTCGCGAACCAAATCCGAATTCCTTGCCAATGTGAGCCATGAATTGCGTACGCCGCTAAACTCCATTATCGGCTTTACCGCAATTATTCAAGATGGCATGACCGGACCGGTGACTGAGGAACAATCCCGACAACTGGCTATGGTGTATTCCAGCGCCAAACACCTATTGGGACTAATTAACGACATTCTCAATTTGTCCAAAGTCGAAGCCGGCAAACTCAGTTTGTACAATGAAACCTTTGAGTTGCAAACATTACTGGAAGAGTTATTAAAATCTGTAGAACCCATGGCCGGAGTCAAGAACCTTAAACTCATCATCGAAATCCAAGATGCACCAAAATCCTTGTACAGCGACCGAGTAAAGCTGCATCAAATATTGCTCAACTTGGTGAGCAATGCCATCAAATTCACTGAAAAAGGTACCATAACCATTCGTTGCCTGTTGGCCCAAGCAAGCCCCAGGGAATTACTTATTGAAGTCATCGACACCGGTATTGGCATGGACGAAGAAAACCAACAACGCATTTTCGAAGCGTTTCAGCAAATTGATGGCAGCGATTCCCGGCGCTATGATGGCACCGGCTTGGGATTAACAATCAGTAAAAGTTACGTTGCTCTGATGCAAGGCACTATATCCGTAAGCAGCCAACTCGGAGCCGGCAGCTGTTTCAGCGTTCGCCTACCCATCGCAAAACCCCAAAAAGTCACCACCCCAAAAACCAATCAAACGGTCACACTACAGTAG
- a CDS encoding cytochrome C, with protein sequence MKQLITLLMVSVFFAFGSSVIAVPQGMNVEFVKSPMGKVTFKGDSHAGKGITCEKCHPVLFQMKKGTTQIKLTDHEAGTKFCFSCHNGKPAFAPKDNCNKCHQAAK encoded by the coding sequence ATGAAACAGCTTATCACCCTGCTGATGGTATCCGTTTTCTTCGCGTTCGGTTCTTCGGTAATTGCGGTACCTCAAGGTATGAATGTGGAGTTTGTCAAAAGTCCAATGGGAAAAGTAACCTTTAAGGGTGACAGTCATGCGGGTAAAGGTATTACTTGCGAGAAATGCCATCCTGTCCTGTTCCAGATGAAAAAGGGTACTACACAAATTAAACTGACAGATCATGAAGCAGGTACGAAATTTTGTTTTTCTTGTCATAATGGCAAACCCGCTTTTGCCCCTAAAGACAATTGTAACAAGTGCCATCAGGCGGCAAAATAG